The DNA region GACTATGACAATTAACTGGGAGCTTGTTTGGAGCTCGCTGGGGCCCATTCTGATGGGCGCGATCACCGGCACCATTCCACTGGCACTGGCGTCGTTCGGCCTTGGACTGCTGCTTGCCCTGCTGATAGCCCTGATGCGGCTAAGCCGCAATCCCGTCTTCGCCGCCGTCGCGCGGATGTACATCTCAGTCATCCGCGGCACGCCCCTCCTGGTCCAGTTGTTCGTCATCTTCTACGGGCTCCCTTCGATCGGAATAACGATCAGCCCGTGGCCCAGCGCCATCATTGCGTTCTCACTCAATGTGGGCGGATACGCCGCGGAGGTCATCCGGGCGGCTATTTTGTCGGTTCCCAAGGGGCAGTGGGAGGCCGGACATACCATCGGCATGTCCAGGCGCCAGTCGCTGGTGAGGATCATCCTGCCGCAGGCAGCGCGGGTCTCTGTCCCGCCCCTGTCCAACACCTTCATCAGCCTGGTCAAGGACACGTCGCTGGCTTCGCTGATCCTCGTTACCGAGCTGTTCCGCCAGGCGCAGCAGGTGGCGGCCTTCAGCCAGGAATTCATGCTGCTGTATCTGGAGGCAGCCGTCATCTACTGGATCGTCTGCCTGGTCCTCGCTGGCGGACAGTCGGTCCTGGAAAAGAGATTGGACCGTTATGTCGCGCACTGAATCCACGCCTGCGGAGGCCGCCTTACTGACAGTACGAGGATTGCGCAAGGCATTCGGACAGCATGAGGTTCTCAAATCCATCGACCTGGACGTCAGCCGGGGTGAGGTCCTGACCTTGATCGGGCCCTCCGGATCGGGCAAGACGACTGTCTTGAGATGCCTCAACGGGCTGGAAGTACCCGACGCCGGCATGGTGGACGTCGTGGGCCAACTCGCCGTCGACTTTTCCGCGCCGGTGTCAAAGAAGCAGCTCGCCGCTTTAAGGGACCGCAGTGCCATGGTTTTCCAGCACTACAATCTTTTCCCCCACAAGACCGTCCTCGAAAACGTCATCGAAGGCCCGGTCCAAGTGCAGAAGCGGCCAAAGGCAGAAGCAATCAAGGAGGCACGGGAGTTACTGGCTCGCGTCGGGCTGGCCGAGAAGGACAACAGCTATCCCTTTGAGCTCTCCGGTGGGCAGCAGCAGCGTGTAGGTATTGTGCGTGCGCTGGCCCTGCGTCCGCAGCTTTTGCTCTTTGACGAGCCGACGTCGGCGTTGGACCCGGAGTTGGTGGGTGACGTCCTGACGGTCATCAAGGAATTGGCGGACGAAGGCTGGACCATGGTGGTGGTCACCCACGAGCTCGCGTTCGCCCGCCAGGTTGCCGACGAAGTTATCTTTATGGATGGCGGCGTCGTCGTTGAACGCGGCCACCCGGACATCGTGCTGCGCGACCCGCGGGAGGAACGCACCCGGCAGTTTGTGGACCGGCTGTTGAATCCGTTCTAGCCGGCCTGGGCGCGCCGCGCCCTTGTAGGATGACGGCCTTCGGAGGAGGATTGGCACACTCCAGGAGGACGACATGACCCAACTTGGCAAGTTTGAGAAATACCTGATCGAGGAATTCTTCGACGATTACCGCGCCGGTGCAATGTCCCAGCGGACGTTTACGCGCCGGGTGGCGTTTATCACCGGCAGCATGGCGGCGGCAGCGGCCGCGATGCTCCTGGTCGGCTGCACCCCGGAGGAAGTCCCGCGCGGCACCGACCCCATGCCCACTCCTACACCGACTTCGTCTGCGGGCACGCCGGGCGGTGATGGTGGCGGCGCAGTACCTGGCGCAAAGAGTCCACTTTCAGTTCCTGAGGGCGCCGCAGGGCTCACGACGGCGACAGTGCGGTTCCCCTCGAGTGGAACCGAGATCAGCGGTTATCTGGCCCGGCCAGAGACGGGCGCGGCCGGGCCCGCCGTGCTGGTCTGCCATGAAAACCGTGGGCTGACCCCGCATATCCAGGACGTGGCCCGGCGCTTCGCGAAGGCCGGATATGCAGCCTTGGCGCTGGATCTGCTAAGCAGGGAGGGCGGCACAGCCAGCCTGGACACGGACGCCGTCTCTGGAGCACTGACCCGGGCCGGAGCCCAGCGCCATGTCTCCGACTTCGCGGCGGCTTTCGACTACCTCCAGTCACAGGACTTCGTGGACCCGGAGCGGATCGCCATGAACGGTTACTGCTTTGGCGGCGGCATCACCTGGCAGGCGGCCACTGAGCTGTCAGGGCTGAAGGCCACAGCAGCGTTCTATGGACCCGCTCCCGACCTGGACAAGGTTCCGGCCATCAAAGCCGCGGCGTTTGGTGTCTATGCCGAACTCGACCAGCGGATAACCAGCGCCATGCCGGCGCTCAAGGATGCGCTGGCCGCCAATAACGTCCGCCACCAACTCACCGTGTATCCCGGCGTCGACCACGCGTTCCACAACGACACAGGCGAGCGGTACAACGAGGCGCAGGCCACCGCTGCCTGGAACGACACGCTGGCCTGGTTCGGTCGGCACGTCTAAGGCGTTGCCGGGTTTGGCTTCCAAGCAGGCCAGAAAGTCATACGGCAGGAGCCGGCGGCGGAGGCGGCGGGCGGTTGTATCCCGTCCGCCGCCCCTGCGCCGAAGGGATTACGCGACTCGGACGAAGGACGCGCCCTTGAGCCAGCTGAGGGAGTGGACTTCGGTCTTGTAACCGTCCACGCCGCCACTGACAACCTGGCCGTTGCCGGCGAAGACGCCCACGTGGCCGGCTGTGATGACCAGGTCACCGGGGGCCGGGGCGCCGGTCACGGTGCCGTACTGGAAGAACTGGCCAGGCGCTAGGTCTCCCACGCTCTTGCCTACGGAGCGGAGCGCCTTCTCTACCATGGCCGTGCAGTCCTGCTGCACGCCGACCTGCGAATAGGCGGACCCGAGGATGGCCGCGCCGGCTGAACCGGACGGAGCCTGGGCCGGGGCTGGGGCAGATGCCAGCTTGATGCCAGTGTTGGTCGGAGCAGCGGGAGCTGCCGCGGCCCTCGCAGCCGGTGCCGGTGCTGGGGCTGGCGTGGCCGTCCCTGCCCCGGGGATCCGGATCTGGTTGCCCGGGTAGATGATCGAGGACACGGACAATCCATTGGCGGACAGTACGGAATTCAGTGCTACACCGTAGCGGGCCGAAATTGCGCCCAACGTGTCGCCTGAAACGACGGTGTGGACTTTGGCCGCGGCCGGTGCCGGTGCAACAGCGGCCGGAGCCGGAGCGCTGGCCTGGCCCTGAACGTTGACAGTCCCGGAATTATCGGGACCATGGACGCCGGCCTGCGCAGGGGTACCGACGCTGAAGAGCAGGCCGGATGCGGCAACAGCCACTATGGCCGGCCGGCCGAATGTCAGGGCGCGGGCCTTGGCCGTTGACGACATGCTTGCAATAGAGCGGGCAGGAACCGCACGATGGCGTGCGGCAGTTGATTTTTTTGACACGGGTATTCGCCTCTCCCATGCCTGCGGGGTGAGCTGTCGGGTTCGGGTCGGAGACACCCGGCCGGAAACGCCTCCGTGCAGGACGGAGCGTTGCCGACTTAACCCCAAGGCCTTCTTGCGACGGCCGTGGAAACGTGGTTCCCCCGTCCCTGCCAGTTGGAAAGCGACTGGATCCCGGTCAGCGGCAGGGCTCGGCATACTGACGGGAATGTCCCGGCTGGAACCGGGGCACCGCAAGAGAGTACCTTCTGCTCGGCCATATTGTCACATTCTGGTAACAACCACGTTCACATACGGCGCGCCTCACGGCCAAACGGTTATCCGCCCCTCGTACCTACACCCACTCAGCCATGGGCTTATCGCATGCCGCGCGTGGCTGTCGGAGGCGGACGACGGTACAGCCAAAAGGTCCAGGTCGTAGGATGGCGCCATGCCTCAACGACACCCTGGATGGCTTCCAGACCTGCGGACCTCGGAGCCGGCGGAAGGCGTCTACTTTGTGGAGGGACCGGCGTCCAACTGGATCATTGTCCGAGATCGCGCTGACTTCATCCTCATCGACGGCGGCTACCCGCGCGACCTCGAGCATGTTCTGGCGTCGATCAGGCACATCGGCCTGGAGCCTGCCGGGGCCAAGGCAATGCTGATCACCCACGGCCACGTTGATCACACCGGATCGGCCGCCCACTTCTCCAGGGAGTACGGCACTCCGATCCTCTGCAGCGCCGAGGAAGTCGCCCACGTGCAGGGCAAGGAAAAGCATCAGGTGACCCTGGGCCAGGTCCTGAGCCGCGCGTGGCGGCCGCGGGTTTTCCGCTGGATGCTGCACGTTATCCGTGCCGGCGCACTGTCCGCCGAGCCTGCGACTGATGCACGGTCATGGGACAAAGCTGAACTGCGGGAACTTCCCGGTGCCCCGCGGGCCGTCCTGGTTGCCGGGCACACTCCGGGACACACGGCCTTTGTGCTCCCCAAGGCCAAGGTGGTGGTGACGGGCGATGCCTTGGTGACAGGTCATCCGTTGAGCCGGAGAAATGGCGTTCAGATGCTGCACCAAATGTTCCACAGCAGCCCGGACGGCATTCGTGAGGCATTGCAGGTTCTGTCCGACGTCGACGCCTCCTGGATCCTCCCCGGGCATGGGCCGGCACTGCGGATGCGGCTCGCTGACGCCATCGCCGGCATTTCCGGTTCGTAAAGATGTTGGAGCCTAGACCCTCCGGATGCGCATTTGCCCGGTATGCTCACAAACTATGTCCCGGTTTGGTTTAAAGGCGAAACTACGCGCTATTGCGGGTGTGCTCGCAATAGCGCTGGCAAGTTCAGTCTCAGTACTGCCTGCGACGGCCGACGACGACGCTCCACCAGGCGGTTATCCCTCCTGGCAGGATGTGCAGAACGCCAAGCAGAGTGAAGCGGGCAAAGCGGCCGAGATCGCCAAAATCGATGATCTGCTGGGCGGTCTGCAAAGCCAAGCCGAGGTCTTGGGTAACGCGGCGGTCAAGTCCGCCGCCGAGTACGCCGTCGCCGAATCGGCGCTTCAAGTGGCAAGTTCAAAGGTGGACGTCCTGACAGCACAAACGGCGCGGGCCAACGCTGAACTGGGGCAGTATAGGCGGGAAATCGGCGCCCTGGCCGCCCAGTCGTATAAGACCGGCGGAACCAACATGGGGTTCTTCGTTGCCCTCGACGCCGTACAGACCAACAGTATCCAGGGCCTCAACATCGTCCAGATCGTCAGCGACAAGACAGCTGCCCTCGTCAACAAGTCCGCAGCGGCGGAGAAGGCCTCCCGCGCATTCGCCGAGCAGGAACAGGCAGCCAAAGCCGAACGTGAGCGGTTGTCGGGCGAAGCGAAGGCCAAGCTCGAAGCCGCCCAGTCCGCCCAGCAGGCCATGGCGCGGCAGATTGCGGCGCAACAGCAGCACAGCCAGGAACTCACAGCCCAGCTGGCCTCCCTCAAGGGAACAACCGCTGCGGTTGAAGATGAATACCGGCAAGGCCAGGCAGCCCTGGCCGCCTACGAGGCAGCCCAGGCGGCCAAGCGCGCCGCAGCGGAGGAGCAGGCACGCCGGCAGGCCGAGGCGGCCAAAGCTGCCGCCCTTGCTGCCGCGCAGCTTCCGGCGAACCCAGCCCCCGCCGCACCAGCCCCTGCTGCTCCGGTAGCTCCAGCTCCAGGCCCGACGCCGGGCCCGCCACCCGTCGTCGTTGCGCCTTCCATTCCGGGCGGCGCCGTCAACGATCCTGCCGGGGCCAAAAGCTATGCCGCAGGCCGGTTGTCAGCCTTCGATTGGGGCCAGGACCAGTTTCAGTGCCTGGCGCAGCTCTGGACCAAGGAGTCCAACTGGCTGACCACCGCAACCAACCCCTACTCCGGCGCTTACGGAATCGCGCAGGCACTGCCGCCAGGAAAGTACGCCACCGCCGGGAGCGACTGGCTTACCAGCTACAGGACGCAGGTTAACTGGGGCCTCAGCTACATCGCAGACCGCTACGGGTCTCCGTGCGCGGCCTGGAGCCACTCAGTAGCCACAAACTGGTACTGATTCCGTCTGAATGGGACGCTAGGCGGAATCCCCGGGCGACTTGGCAAATTCAGCGGCGCTGAGGAACTCAACGCTGATGAAGGCCTGGTCGCCTTCGACCCAGGCGTTATGCCCGGGCGGGATGGTGTACGAATCACCGGAGGAGATGTTGATCCGGTTGCCGTCAGTGGTCTCCACCACGAGGGCTCCGGAAACGCAGAATCCCACATGGCTGACCTGGCAGGAGTCCGTCTGAACCACTGGCTTGATGCAGTCGGACCAGCGCCAGCCGGGCTCGAACTTGAACCGGCCAACCGTGTAGTCGCCCACGGTCACAACGTCCACTTCGGTCTTGTCCGGGCGGCGTTTCTCATCGGGTGAATTGTGGGATTTTACGGCCAGCTGGGTGACGACATTGGTAGGCATTGCAGTCCTTCTTCCTTGAGGATGCGGGTCCGTACGATGCCAGCTTCCTCCGGTTCAACCGCCTTGTCGATACGGGTTTTTTCGCCTTTTATGGAGTCAGTAGATCCGCCGGAACGGATTGCCGCAAAGCATCCACGCTAGGCTTCTCCCATGGCTGATTTTGAACGGTTCCGCGTCCTGCTGGAGGCCGAACGGGAGCGCAAACTTGCCTTGCTTCCTGCCCTCCGCGCGGACATCTCGTCAGCCAGCGCAGCGCGGCAGGATTCGAACGTGGACGATGAACACGATCCGGAAGGTGCCACCATCGCCTTTGAACTTTCCCAGGCGTCGGCGCTGCTGGAGCAGAGCAGCTCCGGGCTTGCCCAGGTGGAAGCCGCCTTGGGAAGGATCGCCGACGGCACCTATGGGGTCTGCGGGGCATGCGGGGAGCCGATCGCTGAAGGCCGACTGGAGGCCCGCCCCTGGACCCCCTTCTGCATCGCCCACGCTGCCGCCGGACACCACGGACGGTAAGGGCCTGGGCCGTATGAACCACGATGTGCAGGCCGCTGCAGGCTTCATCGACACCACCCTGCAGAACGAGGGTGCGTGGTATCGGGCGGAACATGTGGAATCCCGGACTGGTGGCATCTTGAGCTCCTATGGGGCGTCGATGGGAGCCGTGCGGGGCACTGTCCGCGATGCTGGCAGGAAGTTCAAGGACTTGGGCCATGATGAGGTAACGGCGCTTGCTTCTGAGCTCTGGGGCCGCCCGGCCCCTGGCAGGAAGCCGGTGTATGAGCGCCGCCTG from Arthrobacter pascens includes:
- a CDS encoding TraR/DksA family transcriptional regulator, with translation MADFERFRVLLEAERERKLALLPALRADISSASAARQDSNVDDEHDPEGATIAFELSQASALLEQSSSGLAQVEAALGRIADGTYGVCGACGEPIAEGRLEARPWTPFCIAHAAAGHHGR
- a CDS encoding amino acid ABC transporter ATP-binding protein; its protein translation is MSRTESTPAEAALLTVRGLRKAFGQHEVLKSIDLDVSRGEVLTLIGPSGSGKTTVLRCLNGLEVPDAGMVDVVGQLAVDFSAPVSKKQLAALRDRSAMVFQHYNLFPHKTVLENVIEGPVQVQKRPKAEAIKEARELLARVGLAEKDNSYPFELSGGQQQRVGIVRALALRPQLLLFDEPTSALDPELVGDVLTVIKELADEGWTMVVVTHELAFARQVADEVIFMDGGVVVERGHPDIVLRDPREERTRQFVDRLLNPF
- a CDS encoding LysM peptidoglycan-binding domain-containing protein; the protein is MSSTAKARALTFGRPAIVAVAASGLLFSVGTPAQAGVHGPDNSGTVNVQGQASAPAPAAVAPAPAAAKVHTVVSGDTLGAISARYGVALNSVLSANGLSVSSIIYPGNQIRIPGAGTATPAPAPAPAARAAAAPAAPTNTGIKLASAPAPAQAPSGSAGAAILGSAYSQVGVQQDCTAMVEKALRSVGKSVGDLAPGQFFQYGTVTGAPAPGDLVITAGHVGVFAGNGQVVSGGVDGYKTEVHSLSWLKGASFVRVA
- a CDS encoding dienelactone hydrolase family protein: MTQLGKFEKYLIEEFFDDYRAGAMSQRTFTRRVAFITGSMAAAAAAMLLVGCTPEEVPRGTDPMPTPTPTSSAGTPGGDGGGAVPGAKSPLSVPEGAAGLTTATVRFPSSGTEISGYLARPETGAAGPAVLVCHENRGLTPHIQDVARRFAKAGYAALALDLLSREGGTASLDTDAVSGALTRAGAQRHVSDFAAAFDYLQSQDFVDPERIAMNGYCFGGGITWQAATELSGLKATAAFYGPAPDLDKVPAIKAAAFGVYAELDQRITSAMPALKDALAANNVRHQLTVYPGVDHAFHNDTGERYNEAQATAAWNDTLAWFGRHV
- a CDS encoding cupin domain-containing protein; the protein is MPTNVVTQLAVKSHNSPDEKRRPDKTEVDVVTVGDYTVGRFKFEPGWRWSDCIKPVVQTDSCQVSHVGFCVSGALVVETTDGNRINISSGDSYTIPPGHNAWVEGDQAFISVEFLSAAEFAKSPGDSA
- a CDS encoding lytic transglycosylase domain-containing protein: MLAIALASSVSVLPATADDDAPPGGYPSWQDVQNAKQSEAGKAAEIAKIDDLLGGLQSQAEVLGNAAVKSAAEYAVAESALQVASSKVDVLTAQTARANAELGQYRREIGALAAQSYKTGGTNMGFFVALDAVQTNSIQGLNIVQIVSDKTAALVNKSAAAEKASRAFAEQEQAAKAERERLSGEAKAKLEAAQSAQQAMARQIAAQQQHSQELTAQLASLKGTTAAVEDEYRQGQAALAAYEAAQAAKRAAAEEQARRQAEAAKAAALAAAQLPANPAPAAPAPAAPVAPAPGPTPGPPPVVVAPSIPGGAVNDPAGAKSYAAGRLSAFDWGQDQFQCLAQLWTKESNWLTTATNPYSGAYGIAQALPPGKYATAGSDWLTSYRTQVNWGLSYIADRYGSPCAAWSHSVATNWY
- a CDS encoding amino acid ABC transporter permease, with product MTINWELVWSSLGPILMGAITGTIPLALASFGLGLLLALLIALMRLSRNPVFAAVARMYISVIRGTPLLVQLFVIFYGLPSIGITISPWPSAIIAFSLNVGGYAAEVIRAAILSVPKGQWEAGHTIGMSRRQSLVRIILPQAARVSVPPLSNTFISLVKDTSLASLILVTELFRQAQQVAAFSQEFMLLYLEAAVIYWIVCLVLAGGQSVLEKRLDRYVAH
- a CDS encoding DNA alkylation repair protein, translating into MNHDVQAAAGFIDTTLQNEGAWYRAEHVESRTGGILSSYGASMGAVRGTVRDAGRKFKDLGHDEVTALASELWGRPAPGRKPVYERRLAAVVLLQSRVAFLRHSDLTRIEGFIRSAHTAELVDPLVADVVVPLLRALSGRERQRADVVVARWHQDPDAWLRRSASLTAEITARTA
- a CDS encoding MBL fold metallo-hydrolase — translated: MPQRHPGWLPDLRTSEPAEGVYFVEGPASNWIIVRDRADFILIDGGYPRDLEHVLASIRHIGLEPAGAKAMLITHGHVDHTGSAAHFSREYGTPILCSAEEVAHVQGKEKHQVTLGQVLSRAWRPRVFRWMLHVIRAGALSAEPATDARSWDKAELRELPGAPRAVLVAGHTPGHTAFVLPKAKVVVTGDALVTGHPLSRRNGVQMLHQMFHSSPDGIREALQVLSDVDASWILPGHGPALRMRLADAIAGISGS